In Anaerolineales bacterium, a genomic segment contains:
- a CDS encoding FAD-dependent oxidoreductase: MSPKRIAVIGAGVGGLTAAALLAKQGFNVTVLEAHVYAGGCAGTFFHKGYRFDAGATAAGGFQPDRPHAIAGDLLGIDWIVRRLDPAWVVHIGETAIARWSEEAAWREERAAKLPSLRHFWGIQEQAAQAA; encoded by the coding sequence ATGTCACCAAAACGAATCGCCGTCATTGGCGCGGGGGTGGGAGGCTTGACCGCCGCCGCGCTGTTGGCAAAACAAGGCTTCAACGTCACTGTCCTAGAGGCACATGTTTACGCCGGTGGCTGTGCTGGCACATTTTTCCACAAAGGCTATCGCTTTGATGCCGGGGCAACCGCTGCTGGCGGCTTTCAACCTGACAGACCACACGCTATTGCAGGCGATCTGTTAGGAATTGATTGGATAGTGCGGCGGCTTGATCCGGCTTGGGTTGTCCATATTGGGGAGACAGCCATAGCCCGTTGGAGTGAGGAAGCGGCATGGCGGGAAGAACGGGCGGCAAAACTCCCCTCACTGCGCCACTTTTGGGGTATTCAAGAACAGGCGGCACAAGCCGCTTGA